The following are from one region of the Hydrogenimonas sp. SS33 genome:
- a CDS encoding Ig-like domain-containing protein, which produces MVAYRLKKWCSLAIVASALLLGGCGGGGGGGGGQPSNPPSVKTNGKAVDGYIAGAVVVDDKNDNGVEDSGEANVTTDASGNFTFPPGVLNPGDSLFLTGGIDLATGLPFEGRLSGIYEGGEAILSPVTTYLHQLVKSGESVDDAKKKVSQLFHIDVADVTADPMKNPDTFIASEKIMSAVELMGQTAGDVNETTFRVALETLVESDLNLTEAANRFCEETKTDVAPKSLAAGLESMYGFIDDLGNSGNGDVDPEDMQAVLDETVEDVAQDVENNETNVTLPEPSDAVTVAEAMGCVDAHFSEILGQNSSPTNITDDLDLSRVKQCEINGTVIELHLPDAFDTNGSLKPQYSDWAGALGVVARKKAANASRNYYLAGPRNANHPPVAEDFSVTTNEDNGTTFSIEGNVSDEDGDAVTLVGVSAQHDKNVSFSGNIVTYVPFPNFNGTDTLIYTVKDSWGDEANGTVTVTVSPVDDPPILYQPAEVNISEDGAPETVELNATDVDNDPADLNYSITINTSGQEVVVDAEIQGNVVTITPLPNKFGTTAILAKVTDPAGLYNTKNIIVHVAPVPDTAAIGGDKNGTVVEDGATSVSGELNVTDPDPGEAAMTPETNETVYGTFALQSDGKWSFTLANDSEAVQSLAEGESVTLDFPVHSVDGTGTDIQITIVGSNDAPVAQDFAKLFSELNVTKSIDLSPYVADEDNDTLELAGAVNNHDNVGSIDNVSGLTISYTPKSEGADTITYTVTDGHVDVNGTITITVSNGIPVDVTVLDGQTTATFDREDGDMFTFSFQNGASQIRGQHFLDLNGTWTRFDALENVGNYAFDNGVMKLAMDDGNYTVSDVRRVSLDGSTLTIPVDEETNETVSFGQDDALYRASLTVENAVPVYDEPFTWYQPWNGEEEPLHYDSLAAFMSDFSIGNQVHWFQEWDEENQQPLVSYAFADIGENNGTLVSTDDNATVVGTWEKVGENAVMIELGIRQPQDCDREVYGLLDGTLMKGDVMKAGCTEELVLYDDNATQTVESVLAGYSAVTYRVPEDYKAIDPIAVSGRIVSILSLEDEGDYGVDLEFFANNTVRITTEEGPQDGNWSIDNTGTMVIGLDDGETFHINLLGDLQEGTFGIRSIPGVDEKSLFIIKGTAPIRNVPLSVSDVKNRMIKLVGKERALAFSDEGEGVVSGDLTDNFDYIVSGIRWHINSHGEIAITNENNVTVGFLGLEAAPGAGVAGSLYRTDGRREPVFVESDLPIQTGDNHDINNTTFENKLVAMEQMGLKIAFFPEMDGNASNGNECWIAHKIPESRQTHVTGCNWSVNSNVLEIDTDNVIYSMRFNKAGNDLEAGNVVEVTADVDGYDHNFTSIVTSVEPLDYGNYPEGNITDVTDDINGSVLHLMDGLLEIDSNGSARYMGLGDDEVSVVAEDLTWTVEDNNSVTFYETNGSLAGNIAFYNSNDFGIGSVALDEEGDPMVVTGYYKIDETPATVTEEDVSNKIVKIVSDDKPQLAIRSVGGDRNYFMYYRDPETGEWGTREGTWSWSDGLRLNDENGSAWLDLSFRNVPKPGSLFDYEDFEDGDSGSGVVDSVIPLVTP; this is translated from the coding sequence ATGGTTGCATACCGATTGAAAAAATGGTGTTCTCTGGCCATCGTGGCATCTGCTCTGCTTTTGGGCGGATGCGGCGGTGGAGGAGGGGGCGGAGGCGGACAGCCCTCCAACCCTCCAAGCGTCAAAACGAACGGAAAGGCGGTGGACGGCTATATTGCCGGTGCGGTCGTGGTGGACGACAAAAACGACAACGGTGTAGAGGATAGCGGTGAAGCCAACGTAACGACCGATGCATCGGGCAATTTTACCTTTCCCCCCGGTGTATTGAACCCGGGTGATTCGCTCTTCCTGACCGGCGGTATCGATCTGGCGACCGGTCTTCCCTTCGAGGGGCGTCTAAGCGGTATCTATGAGGGAGGGGAAGCCATTCTCTCACCCGTAACGACCTACCTCCATCAGCTGGTCAAGAGCGGAGAGTCGGTCGACGATGCGAAGAAAAAAGTGTCACAGCTTTTCCATATCGATGTTGCAGACGTGACTGCCGACCCGATGAAAAACCCCGATACCTTCATCGCTTCCGAAAAGATTATGAGTGCGGTGGAGTTGATGGGCCAGACGGCGGGGGATGTGAATGAAACCACATTCCGGGTCGCTCTCGAAACGCTTGTGGAAAGCGACTTGAACCTGACGGAAGCGGCCAACAGATTCTGCGAAGAAACCAAAACCGATGTCGCGCCGAAAAGCCTTGCCGCCGGACTGGAGAGCATGTACGGGTTTATCGACGATTTGGGCAATTCCGGAAACGGAGATGTCGACCCGGAGGATATGCAGGCCGTCCTGGATGAAACGGTCGAAGATGTGGCGCAGGATGTGGAGAACAACGAAACGAACGTCACACTGCCCGAACCGTCCGATGCCGTGACCGTTGCGGAAGCGATGGGATGTGTCGATGCACATTTCAGCGAGATACTGGGCCAAAACAGTTCTCCCACAAATATTACGGACGACCTCGACCTCTCCCGGGTGAAACAGTGCGAAATCAACGGAACCGTTATCGAGCTGCACCTGCCCGATGCTTTCGATACCAACGGCTCTCTGAAGCCGCAGTACAGTGACTGGGCCGGAGCATTGGGAGTCGTCGCACGGAAGAAAGCGGCAAACGCTTCCAGAAACTACTATCTGGCAGGTCCGAGAAACGCCAACCATCCGCCGGTGGCGGAAGACTTCAGTGTGACGACGAACGAAGATAATGGTACTACCTTCAGTATCGAGGGCAATGTGAGCGATGAAGATGGTGACGCTGTAACGCTGGTGGGGGTTTCCGCGCAGCATGACAAAAACGTCTCCTTCTCGGGGAACATCGTTACCTATGTCCCCTTTCCCAATTTCAACGGAACCGATACTTTGATCTACACCGTCAAAGACAGTTGGGGCGATGAAGCGAACGGGACCGTGACCGTGACGGTCAGTCCCGTCGATGACCCTCCGATTCTTTATCAGCCGGCGGAAGTCAACATCAGCGAGGACGGTGCTCCCGAGACGGTTGAACTCAATGCGACGGATGTGGACAATGATCCTGCCGATCTGAACTATTCCATAACCATCAATACAAGCGGCCAGGAGGTGGTCGTCGATGCCGAAATCCAAGGCAACGTCGTTACCATTACTCCGTTGCCCAACAAATTCGGCACGACGGCAATTCTTGCCAAAGTGACAGATCCCGCAGGGCTGTACAATACCAAAAACATCATCGTGCATGTGGCGCCCGTGCCCGATACTGCGGCGATCGGCGGAGATAAGAACGGCACGGTGGTCGAGGATGGTGCCACATCCGTTTCAGGTGAACTGAACGTGACAGACCCCGATCCCGGCGAAGCGGCGATGACGCCGGAAACCAACGAGACCGTGTACGGTACCTTTGCGCTTCAAAGTGACGGCAAGTGGAGCTTCACTCTCGCCAATGACAGTGAAGCCGTACAGTCTCTGGCGGAAGGGGAGAGTGTCACACTCGATTTCCCCGTGCACTCCGTGGATGGAACCGGCACCGATATCCAGATTACGATAGTCGGCAGCAACGATGCGCCTGTGGCGCAGGATTTCGCCAAACTTTTCAGTGAGTTGAACGTAACGAAGAGCATCGACCTCTCTCCCTATGTGGCCGATGAAGACAACGATACGCTGGAACTGGCAGGTGCCGTCAATAATCATGATAATGTGGGTTCGATCGACAATGTTTCCGGACTGACAATCTCCTACACACCCAAATCGGAAGGAGCCGATACCATCACCTATACCGTCACCGACGGGCATGTGGATGTCAACGGTACGATCACCATCACTGTCAGCAACGGAATCCCCGTGGATGTTACGGTACTTGACGGACAGACCACGGCAACCTTCGACAGGGAAGACGGAGACATGTTCACTTTCTCCTTCCAAAACGGCGCATCACAGATTCGGGGGCAGCATTTCCTCGACCTAAACGGAACATGGACCCGTTTCGATGCATTGGAGAATGTCGGAAACTATGCGTTTGACAATGGTGTCATGAAACTTGCCATGGATGACGGCAACTATACGGTTTCCGACGTGAGAAGGGTCTCTCTGGATGGTTCGACATTGACGATTCCCGTGGATGAAGAGACGAACGAAACCGTGAGTTTCGGTCAGGACGATGCACTCTACCGCGCATCGTTGACCGTCGAGAATGCGGTGCCCGTCTATGACGAACCCTTTACCTGGTATCAGCCGTGGAATGGCGAAGAAGAGCCGCTGCACTACGATTCTCTCGCCGCTTTCATGAGTGACTTCAGCATCGGCAACCAGGTCCACTGGTTCCAGGAGTGGGATGAAGAAAATCAGCAGCCTCTTGTCTCCTACGCTTTCGCAGACATCGGCGAAAACAACGGTACGCTTGTCAGTACGGATGACAACGCGACGGTAGTGGGAACATGGGAGAAAGTGGGCGAGAATGCCGTGATGATCGAACTCGGCATCCGGCAGCCGCAGGATTGCGACCGTGAAGTGTACGGACTCCTCGACGGCACGCTGATGAAAGGCGATGTCATGAAAGCCGGCTGTACCGAAGAGCTCGTTCTTTACGACGACAATGCCACCCAAACCGTCGAAAGTGTGTTGGCCGGTTATTCGGCCGTTACCTATAGGGTTCCGGAAGATTACAAGGCGATCGACCCGATCGCCGTGAGCGGCCGTATCGTTTCCATCCTTTCTCTGGAGGATGAGGGCGACTATGGAGTCGACCTGGAGTTCTTCGCCAACAATACCGTACGTATCACCACGGAGGAGGGACCCCAGGATGGCAACTGGAGTATCGACAACACCGGTACGATGGTTATCGGACTCGATGACGGGGAAACATTCCACATCAATCTTCTGGGTGATCTGCAGGAGGGTACCTTCGGTATCCGGTCCATCCCCGGTGTCGATGAAAAGTCTCTCTTCATCATCAAAGGAACAGCGCCCATCAGGAACGTCCCGTTGAGCGTTTCCGATGTGAAAAACCGTATGATCAAACTGGTGGGCAAAGAGCGCGCACTGGCATTCAGTGATGAGGGAGAAGGGGTTGTCAGCGGTGACCTGACAGACAATTTCGACTATATCGTCAGCGGCATTAGATGGCACATCAACAGCCACGGGGAGATCGCCATTACAAACGAAAACAATGTCACCGTCGGCTTCCTCGGCCTCGAAGCCGCCCCCGGGGCTGGTGTGGCCGGGTCGCTCTACCGCACCGACGGCAGGAGAGAACCTGTTTTTGTCGAATCCGACTTACCTATACAGACAGGCGATAATCACGATATCAACAATACAACCTTTGAAAACAAACTGGTTGCCATGGAACAGATGGGGCTGAAAATCGCTTTCTTCCCCGAGATGGACGGTAATGCGTCCAATGGCAACGAATGCTGGATTGCCCACAAGATTCCGGAGAGCAGACAGACCCATGTGACAGGATGCAACTGGAGTGTGAACAGCAATGTCCTGGAAATCGATACGGATAATGTGATCTATTCGATGCGGTTCAACAAAGCGGGCAATGATCTTGAGGCGGGCAATGTCGTCGAGGTAACGGCCGATGTCGACGGTTACGATCATAACTTCACTTCTATCGTCACTTCCGTCGAACCCCTCGATTACGGTAATTATCCTGAGGGCAACATCACCGATGTCACCGATGATATCAACGGCTCGGTACTCCATCTCATGGACGGTCTGCTGGAGATCGACTCCAACGGTTCCGCCCGGTATATGGGATTGGGAGACGATGAGGTCAGCGTGGTGGCAGAGGACCTGACGTGGACGGTGGAAGACAACAATTCCGTCACTTTCTACGAAACCAACGGTTCACTGGCCGGCAATATCGCCTTCTACAACAGCAATGATTTCGGCATCGGCAGTGTGGCTCTCGATGAAGAGGGCGACCCCATGGTGGTCACCGGCTACTACAAAATCGATGAGACGCCTGCGACGGTTACGGAAGAAGATGTCAGCAACAAAATCGTGAAAATCGTTTCGGACGACAAACCCCAGCTGGCAATAAGGAGTGTCGGGGGCGACAGAAACTACTTCATGTACTACCGCGACCCCGAAACAGGCGAATGGGGAACCCGGGAAGGAACATGGAGCTGGAGCGACGGTTTGCGACTCAATGACGAGAACGGCTCCGCATGGCTTGACCTCTCCTTCAGAAACGTTCCCAAACCCGGAAGTCTCTTCGATTATGAGGATTTTGAGGATGGAGATTCCGGTTCCGGGGTGGTCGACAGTGTCATTCCCCTCGTAACGCCCTGA